One Candidatus Poribacteria bacterium DNA segment encodes these proteins:
- a CDS encoding polysaccharide deacetylase family protein, with the protein MRKENQGLSETEALQPIPNGLVVLTFDDGNKSDYTYVGPLLKRYGFGATFFITEGLGFLENKDHYVTWEEIRELHDEGFEIGNHTRHHKHTTTQSKAELLADLIYIDERCEEYGIPVPETFGYPADCRGPEAIEVLSEKGYRFARRGIGPEFPFHPEGGRGPAYDPKVHHPLVVPSTGVPGPNYGFEDLVWAVEQAKDGKIAVLTFHGVPALEHPWVDISPELFKTYMDYLRESGCTVVALRDLAKYVDPSESTGKSITYFP; encoded by the coding sequence ATGCGAAAAGAGAATCAAGGCTTATCTGAAACTGAAGCCCTACAACCCATCCCCAATGGGTTGGTTGTCCTTACCTTTGATGACGGTAATAAGTCAGACTATACTTATGTTGGACCTTTGTTGAAGCGTTACGGTTTTGGGGCGACTTTTTTCATCACTGAAGGCCTCGGTTTTCTGGAAAACAAAGATCACTATGTTACATGGGAAGAGATCCGTGAGTTACACGATGAAGGTTTTGAGATAGGAAACCACACCCGTCATCATAAGCATACCACGACACAATCGAAAGCAGAATTGCTGGCAGACTTGATATACATTGATGAACGGTGCGAAGAATACGGTATCCCTGTTCCTGAGACCTTTGGCTATCCGGCGGATTGTCGCGGACCGGAAGCGATAGAAGTGTTGTCGGAAAAAGGGTATCGTTTCGCACGGCGTGGCATTGGACCGGAGTTTCCATTTCATCCAGAGGGCGGACGTGGACCGGCTTACGACCCTAAGGTCCATCACCCGTTGGTCGTGCCATCAACAGGTGTCCCTGGTCCAAACTACGGATTCGAGGATTTGGTTTGGGCAGTTGAACAGGCGAAAGATGGGAAAATCGCTGTCCTAACGTTTCACGGTGTGCCTGCGCTTGAACATCCGTGGGTTGACATCTCACCTGAACTGTTTAAGACATACATGGATTATCTTCGGGAAAGCGGTTGTACTGTTGTTGCGTTGCGCGATCTGGCAAAATACGTTGACCCATCAGAATCGACTGGAAAAAGCATAACCTATTTTCCATAA